Proteins co-encoded in one Cataglyphis hispanica isolate Lineage 1 chromosome 4, ULB_Chis1_1.0, whole genome shotgun sequence genomic window:
- the LOC126849182 gene encoding protein maelstrom homolog — translation MPKPKGRNAFFFFMQEWKKRAEAQGRKFPNGLKDVQADPECNEEWQSLTKQEKGQYEAMAKQDKVAGQIQNKDKKTTSGESSDRAQKEKKTKQAIKDMHENIKFSIDTAINLNILPKSKFCFMHINSFFSKIVDNDLEYFPAEYAIGIFSLENGIEDVHHIIVSADIPLGTRRAALEMSQNFHNIPVEYQGGETDFAVMYAKLITFLEPRKVVNKYPPLYTTRICFKAVQSVLGKLCDAAQQDRDDFKVYELEALFIHLANEAYKKRTDVEIKYIPVYAERMFTRYKYIHEKGFECSFHKFVDGGSEHCSKSILQQWAWILCEEFCKSLEVNMCPGIHYPDKSDAATLTYSISNLKVDDSCESKPENTLLSMTGVSEYHRLKVSSRSYQDELRRRIESKPVQVIDYSKLNEFVADSVDKSVDKLVDKPPDKQVDKPADKPVDKSSNAWKKHVPSYLGEQSLRPPNIENSYVIGASIMDDYMSMDDESFPPIGGRGVPHKSIQMIKRKPPLGKGQGHA, via the exons ATGCCGAAACCCAAAGGAAGAaatgcgttttttttctttatgcaaGAATGGAAAAAGCGCGCGGAAGCGCAGGGTCGTAAATTTCCGAATGGGCTGAAAGATGTTCAAGCAGATCCGGAATGCAATGAGGAGTGGCAA AGTTTAACTAAACAAGAAAAAGGTCAATATGAAGCTATGGCAAAACAAGATAAAGTTGCAGGACAAATACAGAACAAAGATAAGAAAACAACCTCTGGAGAATCAAGTGATCGTgcacaaaaagaaaagaagacgaAGCAAGCCATTAAAGAtatgcatgaaaatataaaattttctattgacACAGCTATAAATCtcaata ttttgccaaaatcaaaattttgctttatgcatattaattctttcttttcgaaGATTGTTGACAATGACCTTGAATATTTTCCGGCCGAATATGCGATAGGAATTTTTTCACTTGAAAATGGTATAGAAGATGTACATCATATAATTGTTAGTGCTGATATTCCATTAGGAACTAGACGGGCAGCACTTGAAATGAGTCAAAACTTTCATAATATACCTGTAGAATATCAAGGTGGAGAAACTGATTTTGCTGTTATGTATGCAAAATTGATAACTTTTCTAGAACCTAGAAAAGTTGTGAACAAATATCCTCCTCTTTATACAACAAGAATTTGTTTCAAAGCAGTGCAATCTGTATTAGGAAAATTGTGTGACGCAGCAC AACAAGATAGAGATGATTTCAAGGTTTATGAATTGGAAGCATTGTTTATACATTTGGCAAATGAAGCttacaaaaaaagaacagatgtagaaataaagtatattccTGTTTATGCCGAACGCATGTTTACACGCTACAAGTATATCCATGAAAAAGGCTTTGAATGTTCT TTTCACAAATTTGTCGATGGAGGATCTGAACATTGCAGTAAATCTATATTGCAACAATGGGCATGGATATTGTGTGAGGAATTTTGTAAATCATTAGAAGTGAATATGTGCCCAGGAATACATTATCCCGACAAATCTGATGCTGCTACCTTAACATATTCGATTAGCAACTTAAAAGTTGATGATTCTTGTGAATCTAAACCTGAGAATACACTATTATCAATGACAGGt GTAAGTGAATATCATAGATTGAAAGTGTCTAGTAGGTCATATCAAGATGAACTGCGTCGTCGGATTGAATCAAAACCAGTGCAAGTTATTGATTATAGCAAATTGAATGAATTTGTTGCTGACTCTGTTGATAAATCTGTTGATAAGCTAGTTGATAAACCTCCTGATAAACAAGTTGATAAACCTGCTGATAAACCAGTTGATAAATCTTCTAATGCTTGGAAAAAACATGTGCCAagttat tTGGGTGAACAATCATTGCGACCTCCAAATATCGAAAACT caTATGTTATTGGCGCTTCTATCATGGATGATTATATGTCGATGGATGACGAGAGTTTTCCTCCTATTG GTGGAAGAGGTGTGCCACACAAATCCATTCAAATGATAAAAAGGAAGCCACCTTTAGGCAAAg GGCAAGGACACGCATAA
- the LOC126849236 gene encoding ATP-dependent RNA helicase A-like, with product MNSQLIVLVLSCIGSDVLAGLLPGGGAGAGGYQYSRPGGGGFGGGGGGGGYAGDAGFGGGDFGVSRARPSQAYGPPGSGGDAFGRPSAFGGQPSSSYRQPQFGDSGSGGYQDHGAGGYQGGYGYGGRDSERPQPYSFQYEVVDPPSGNDYSQRESSDGNVVQGEYRVLLPDSRTQIVRYTADNVNGYNAEVQYEGQARAGGYPGGGYGGGYQGAGRSGGFGGPGGGFGGTGGGFGGAGLIGGDSGSNQYLPPRSSYRK from the exons ATGAATAGTCAG ttgaTCGTCCTGGTGCTGTCGTGCATCGGCAGCGACGTCCTGGCTGGTCTCCTGCCGGGTGGTGGTGCAGGCGCCGGGGGATATCAATACAGTCGACCGGGTGGTGGCGGAttcggtggcggtggcggcggcggaggATACGCAGGTGATGCTGGTTTCGGTGGCGGTGACTTCGGCGTCAGCAGAGCAAGACCCAGCCAGGCTTACGGCCCACCCGGAAGCGGCGGCGACGCTTTTGGTAGACCGAGTGCTTTCGGTGGACAGCCTTCATCATCCTACAGACAACCGCAGTTCGGCGACAGCGGCAGCGGTGGATACCAGGATCATGGTGCTGGAGGATACCAAGGAGGATATGGATATGGTGGACGCGACAGTGAAAGG CCGCAGCCGTATAGCTTCCAATACGAAGTCGTCGATCCGCCGAGCGGCAATGATTATTCTCAACGCGAGAGTAGCGATGGTAACGTAGTTCAAGGAGAATACAGAGTTTTATTGCCGGATTCGAGGACGCAGATCGTTCGATATACAGCTGACAATGTAAACGGATATAACGCGGAGGTTCAATACGAAGGACAGGCTCGCGCTGGAGGATATCCAGGAGGCGGCTATGGCGGCGGTTATCAAGgag cagGCAGAAGCGGCGGCTTCGGCGGACCCGGAGGCGGCTTTGGCGGAACCGGAGGTGGTTTCGGCGGAGCTGGTCTCATCGGCGGCGACAGTGGCAGCAATCAATATTTACCGCCGCGCAGTTCTTATCGCAAATAA